GTCGGTTCATAGGGATAACGCACCAAATCGGAAATGGTGTCATCCCGTCCCGTGGTCTTGATATGCAGCAGTTTGTCCCAGTCGTTTTCCAGGTCGGTCATAAGGTTTAGAGGCTCCTTTGCGATAATGATTGTTCTATTTTATCGTATCAATGAAAGGTTTTCAATGGGGGAGGAAAAGGATATTTTCCTGCAGCCACGAATTATTTTCTGTGGAGGATGAGGCTTATGACGAAAAAAATATTTTTGGAAGATGTGCTGCAGCGCAGTTCTGAGGCTGTGGTTACGGATTGTGTGGAATTAAAGACGGGCTTTGGCATTGTGCTTGACCTGACGGTGTTTTATCCCGAAGGGGGCGGGCAGCTTAGCGATACAGGAAAACTAATTTGTGGTGACCGGGAAGTTGTGGTCACGCATGTCCGGGAGACAGAGGGACGCATCCTTCATGAGACGGCGGAGCCTTTGCCGGTTGGTACGCAGGTACTGGCAGAAATTGACTGGCAAACGCGCTTTGACCATATGCAGCAGCATTGTGGGGAGCATCTGCTGTCCTATGGTTTCTGGAAAATTTGCGGGGCCGACAATGTGGGCTTTCATATGTCGCCGGAGATGGTGACGATTGATTTGAGCCGTGAGGTGACAAGTGCGGAAATTGCACAGGTGGAGGCGCTGGCCAATCTGCATATTCAGGAGAACCGCTCCATTAAGGCAGAGTGGATGGCGGTCGAGAAAGCTGCTAAATGCGCCACCCGCAAGTTTAATGACAAACTTATCGGGCCTGTGCGGGTCGTGCAGATTGAAGGCAGTGATGC
The Selenomonas ruminantium AC2024 DNA segment above includes these coding regions:
- a CDS encoding alanyl-tRNA editing protein; translated protein: MTKKIFLEDVLQRSSEAVVTDCVELKTGFGIVLDLTVFYPEGGGQLSDTGKLICGDREVVVTHVRETEGRILHETAEPLPVGTQVLAEIDWQTRFDHMQQHCGEHLLSYGFWKICGADNVGFHMSPEMVTIDLSREVTSAEIAQVEALANLHIQENRSIKAEWMAVEKAAKCATRKFNDKLIGPVRVVQIEGSDACTCCGTHPPMTGMVGLVKIFKAEKHKQGTRIYFLCGRLAMEKISRCWQELNGAVQLLSLKDEEIRLGVERLQDEIKELKEKLSGAELRWGQEKARQLLQDTPLTDGVKSITLQEEDISADAARKLAQVLSEDPQAEVTIYYSSDGRMNYVLACGSEVKVSCRERIKAINERLGGRGGGKDNFAQGSAEVR